In one Candidatus Cloacimonas sp. genomic region, the following are encoded:
- a CDS encoding type IV pilus twitching motility protein PilT, whose translation MTIHELLRFTAEAGASDLHIASGAHPMVRVNGRMKKLNLPIQSPEEVETLVYGVMNESQQALFKKNLEIDFSTKLSNDVRFRVNAFHQINGVSCAFRVIPNEIKTYDELHLPDILKRLTMKEKGLILVTGPTGSGKSTTLATMIDSINDSRNCHIITVEDPIEFVHRSKNSLINQRELGHDTWSFTAALRSALREDPDVILVGEMRDLETVSLALTAAETGHLVFATLHTGSCTKSIDRIIDMFPKEQQQQVRSMLSESLEAVIAQTLLPTKDGKGRVPSVEIMIANAAVRNLIREEKTYQIPSVIQASTKEGMQTRDQSLYNLVMNNLIERTIAEEFADNPKQFATGAGF comes from the coding sequence TTGACAATTCATGAATTATTACGCTTTACAGCAGAAGCTGGAGCATCAGATCTTCATATTGCCTCTGGCGCACATCCTATGGTGCGTGTTAATGGCCGTATGAAAAAATTAAATCTTCCCATCCAAAGCCCGGAAGAGGTAGAAACCCTTGTTTATGGAGTGATGAATGAATCACAACAAGCACTCTTTAAAAAGAATTTGGAGATTGACTTTTCTACAAAACTAAGTAACGATGTCCGATTCAGGGTTAATGCTTTCCATCAAATTAATGGTGTATCCTGTGCCTTTCGTGTAATTCCAAACGAAATTAAAACTTACGATGAATTGCACCTGCCCGATATTCTAAAACGGTTAACAATGAAGGAAAAAGGGCTTATTTTGGTTACGGGACCTACGGGCAGCGGAAAATCTACAACTTTGGCTACGATGATTGATTCCATTAACGACAGCCGTAATTGCCATATTATAACCGTTGAAGACCCGATTGAATTTGTGCATCGCAGTAAAAACAGTTTAATAAATCAGCGCGAACTGGGACATGATACTTGGAGCTTTACTGCTGCTTTGCGTAGTGCTCTGCGTGAAGATCCGGATGTAATTTTGGTTGGTGAAATGCGTGATTTGGAAACGGTGTCTTTGGCGTTGACAGCTGCCGAAACAGGTCATCTGGTTTTTGCCACATTGCATACTGGAAGTTGTACGAAATCCATTGACCGTATCATAGATATGTTTCCTAAAGAACAACAACAACAGGTTCGGTCTATGCTTTCTGAATCGCTCGAAGCGGTTATCGCTCAAACTCTTTTACCTACAAAAGATGGTAAAGGTCGTGTTCCTTCCGTGGAAATAATGATAGCTAACGCTGCAGTTCGCAATTTGATTCGAGAAGAAAAGACCTATCAGATTCCCTCCGTTATTCAAGCAAGTACAAAGGAAGGTATGCAAACCAGAGATCAGTCCTTGTATAACTTGGTAATGAACAATTTGATCGAACGGACAATTGCGGAAGAATTTGCTGATAATCCTAAACAATTTGCTACCGGAGCAGGTTTTTAG
- the pilO gene encoding type 4a pilus biogenesis protein PilO, with amino-acid sequence MRNKYLIFVLCILLITILFFVFTINNVNANRSKIKELDSKIKTAQEQLNSARIMNQQLSQFSMIIDNSLTREPSFSFDEINAFKTTIGKMADQRNIAINKLSDSNKFTLQGLVETTYTMELEASYVQIGQFISDLESMDNIIKIHSLDISPLAASEKDVAAENGPNRYRVSLELSVFKVKREA; translated from the coding sequence ATGAGGAATAAATACCTGATCTTCGTTCTGTGCATTTTGCTGATTACGATCCTGTTCTTTGTGTTTACTATCAACAATGTAAATGCAAATCGCTCCAAAATTAAGGAATTGGATAGTAAAATCAAAACAGCTCAGGAACAATTGAACAGCGCTCGCATAATGAATCAACAGCTTAGCCAGTTTTCTATGATAATAGACAACAGCTTAACCAGGGAACCGAGTTTTAGTTTTGACGAGATCAATGCTTTTAAAACCACAATCGGTAAGATGGCTGATCAAAGAAATATCGCCATAAATAAACTTTCAGACAGCAACAAATTTACTCTTCAAGGTCTGGTAGAAACTACTTATACTATGGAACTGGAAGCAAGTTATGTTCAAATTGGACAGTTTATCTCCGACCTGGAATCAATGGATAATATTATCAAAATTCATTCTTTGGATATAAGCCCATTGGCAGCTTCTGAAAAAGATGTAGCTGCTGAAAATGGACCCAATCGTTACAGGGTTTCTTTGGAGCTTTCTGTATTCAAAGTGAAGAGGGAGGCATAA
- a CDS encoding prepilin-type N-terminal cleavage/methylation domain-containing protein produces MKCSLLNEKGFTLFETIAVIVISTILMVVATMGIGIFFRKYQELNAYVDLQKDSAAFLNILKYGYHIGSRSSDIEFEGVTSAKQLTLINMTTIPGVSKGIQITPPLTNQYPDDYVKYYLHDGVIKMDYRHHGTDSPSAITIFPQAGSKDKVIIEDFLISDANANNAIFQYMTNENLCVINVELKTKVQIRENEFRSVHFKTTMAMKNMERPSSP; encoded by the coding sequence ATGAAATGCTCTTTACTCAATGAAAAAGGGTTTACCCTCTTTGAAACGATAGCTGTTATCGTTATTTCCACTATATTGATGGTAGTGGCAACAATGGGAATAGGTATATTTTTCCGAAAATATCAAGAACTGAACGCTTATGTAGATTTACAAAAAGATTCAGCTGCCTTCCTAAATATACTGAAATACGGTTATCATATTGGATCTCGTTCATCAGATATTGAATTTGAAGGAGTTACAAGTGCCAAGCAACTCACTTTAATAAATATGACTACAATTCCAGGAGTGAGCAAAGGTATTCAAATTACTCCGCCTCTTACCAATCAATATCCGGATGATTATGTAAAGTACTATTTGCATGATGGTGTAATCAAAATGGATTACAGGCACCATGGTACAGATTCTCCTTCCGCCATAACTATCTTTCCCCAAGCGGGTTCGAAAGATAAAGTAATTATTGAAGATTTTTTAATTAGTGATGCTAATGCCAATAATGCAATTTTTCAATATATGACAAATGAGAATCTCTGTGTAATCAATGTTGAGCTTAAAACTAAGGTGCAAATTCGGGAGAATGAGTTCCGAAGTGTCCATTTTAAAACTACGATGGCTATGAAAAATATGGAAAGGCCGTCGTCGCCGTAA
- the pilM gene encoding type IV pilus assembly protein PilM, which yields MKKKKQVRFKETVGIDIGTHSIKIVHLKKLHEGFKLLNYEISPTVPTGTEYIPSDLRPDRYGPVLSEMLNTLKISPKHIKHLVTSIGGDNTSIKQIKTIFLPDEELESALFFEAKKHIPISGTDMILDYQVINLEEKTNNMNILLAATSKEVLNEHTNVLMNVGLSPNIIDIDSLAIANSFILNTFVEEGVYILLNLGAHRTNMVIWGPQAKMFARDIPFGGYNFTRDIMRKRQMEWDQAERHKLEFGLEDNPDANNVQTVSMLDISEKSTEENIVEEVRRSLRFYVKEAGNSDFRKIYLMGGTAKLKGLREFVEEKVAIPTEIFMPFINVEMPEKFQDKKDPQLALAIGLAMRLE from the coding sequence ATGAAGAAGAAAAAACAAGTTCGATTTAAAGAAACTGTGGGTATAGATATTGGAACTCACAGTATTAAAATTGTTCACTTGAAAAAATTGCACGAAGGGTTCAAGCTCTTGAATTATGAAATAAGCCCTACTGTTCCAACGGGAACTGAATATATTCCCAGTGACTTACGGCCGGATAGGTATGGACCCGTGCTAAGTGAAATGCTGAATACGCTAAAAATAAGCCCGAAGCATATAAAGCATTTAGTTACATCCATTGGGGGAGATAACACAAGCATCAAACAGATTAAAACCATCTTTCTTCCTGATGAAGAACTGGAATCGGCTCTCTTCTTTGAAGCAAAGAAACATATTCCTATCAGTGGAACAGATATGATTTTGGATTATCAGGTTATTAATCTGGAAGAAAAGACCAATAATATGAACATTCTCTTGGCTGCCACTTCCAAAGAGGTATTGAATGAGCACACCAATGTTCTAATGAATGTTGGTTTATCACCAAACATAATAGATATCGATTCTTTGGCAATTGCTAACAGTTTCATCTTGAATACTTTCGTGGAAGAAGGGGTTTACATATTATTGAATTTGGGAGCGCATAGAACGAATATGGTTATCTGGGGACCTCAAGCCAAAATGTTTGCCCGTGATATACCTTTCGGGGGATACAATTTTACGCGTGATATAATGCGAAAACGCCAAATGGAATGGGACCAAGCAGAGCGGCATAAACTGGAATTTGGTTTGGAAGATAATCCTGATGCTAATAATGTTCAAACCGTTAGTATGCTTGATATATCGGAAAAATCCACGGAAGAAAATATTGTGGAAGAAGTTCGTCGCTCCTTGCGTTTCTATGTTAAAGAAGCAGGAAATAGTGATTTTCGTAAGATCTATCTTATGGGTGGAACTGCCAAACTGAAGGGATTACGAGAATTTGTCGAAGAGAAAGTAGCAATTCCAACAGAAATCTTTATGCCTTTTATTAATGTGGAAATGCCTGAAAAATTCCAAGATAAAAAAGACCCGCAACTTGCTTTAGCCATCGGCTTGGCAATGCGACTGGAATAG
- a CDS encoding peptidyl-prolyl cis-trans isomerase, which produces MSHPLHFCLGLLLLISSFLLLAAENVPVSVNSDRRINDSDILAEYDGGVITRKDLNDKISSLPPQYQARYKTVEGQTEVLNAMAMEEVFFKKAQQMGLENDPTVLERIAGIEKRFYVQEYYKRNVSDLIVLTDEDLRAYYDQNLAQFYQNPNITIDYIQAENETEARKALAELKKGASFAAISDKYNQNTYAKGLKGRIKNIRLNGNIPGVGNDAELENLIRNATVDTLSFIGPINTTNGWHIFRIVDRVEGYQKDFTEVKPEIEQRLRPLKEKELLNSITENLKAKYAVVIDTTTVNAIVLAPEKRNNNNALMDKIVVNAARPDLQITVKQLLQIYDKLSPQEQMFVTKGGGINLLISQELMQDLMFIEAKSLGYEKYFADNADFIQAKRSYILRGAFEKLVADAIEVSDDEIAQRYEQDKEQYATPEYRTLEVLFFDNKKVADKVWKKYKKAYKKNNEKAMQDLIKKYSLKPANAILDYQYKNGIITGIGQDADFSNMVWNNPVGYLSPVFKSARGDIVFFRTIKETPKVYKSKQEAGPRIYGLIKSEKSKTKQGEVTDSLFKEFHLKKYPERLTLTMSAEELFDQADNAARQRNFKDAITYYDQIIKYYNNKTDDYKASFMKAFLIAEEMKQTDLALQLFKDFLQKYPTGDLNESAQFMIDSLEGKVPEDFEPQEEK; this is translated from the coding sequence ATGTCCCATCCTTTACATTTTTGCCTTGGGCTGTTATTGCTAATAAGTAGTTTTCTGTTATTAGCAGCTGAAAATGTACCTGTTTCTGTCAATAGTGACAGGCGTATTAATGATTCCGACATTCTTGCCGAATATGACGGGGGAGTTATCACCCGCAAAGATTTAAATGACAAAATATCCAGTTTACCTCCACAATATCAAGCAAGGTATAAAACAGTTGAAGGTCAGACAGAGGTCTTGAATGCAATGGCAATGGAAGAGGTATTTTTCAAGAAAGCTCAGCAAATGGGTTTGGAAAATGATCCTACTGTTTTGGAACGCATTGCCGGCATTGAAAAGCGTTTTTATGTGCAGGAATATTATAAACGCAATGTATCTGATTTAATTGTTCTTACGGATGAAGACCTGCGTGCCTATTACGATCAGAATTTGGCGCAATTTTATCAAAATCCCAATATTACTATTGATTATATTCAAGCTGAAAATGAAACGGAAGCACGCAAGGCATTAGCGGAACTTAAAAAGGGCGCTTCTTTTGCCGCGATTTCAGATAAATACAACCAAAATACTTATGCCAAGGGTTTGAAAGGCAGAATTAAGAACATTCGTTTGAATGGAAATATTCCTGGCGTCGGTAATGATGCAGAATTGGAAAATTTAATTCGCAACGCTACAGTGGATACTCTTTCTTTTATCGGTCCCATCAATACAACAAATGGTTGGCATATTTTCCGCATTGTGGATAGGGTGGAAGGATATCAAAAAGATTTTACAGAAGTAAAACCTGAAATTGAACAGCGTTTGCGTCCCCTGAAAGAGAAGGAATTGTTAAATTCCATAACGGAAAATTTGAAAGCGAAATATGCGGTTGTCATCGACACCACTACCGTAAATGCCATCGTTTTAGCACCTGAAAAGCGCAACAACAATAATGCCTTAATGGATAAAATAGTAGTAAATGCCGCGCGACCCGATTTACAAATTACCGTGAAACAATTACTACAGATATACGACAAACTTTCTCCTCAAGAACAGATGTTCGTAACTAAGGGGGGAGGCATCAATTTACTCATTTCTCAGGAACTGATGCAAGACCTTATGTTCATTGAAGCAAAATCTTTGGGCTATGAAAAATATTTTGCGGATAATGCTGATTTCATTCAAGCAAAGCGCTCTTATATTTTGCGCGGGGCATTTGAAAAACTTGTTGCCGACGCTATCGAAGTTAGTGACGACGAGATTGCCCAACGCTATGAACAAGATAAAGAACAATATGCCACTCCCGAATATCGCACCCTTGAAGTTCTCTTTTTTGATAATAAAAAAGTAGCGGACAAGGTATGGAAAAAATACAAAAAGGCATATAAGAAAAATAATGAAAAGGCAATGCAGGATTTAATCAAGAAATATTCCCTCAAGCCGGCTAACGCCATTTTGGATTATCAATATAAAAACGGCATCATTACCGGTATTGGACAGGATGCTGATTTCTCCAATATGGTTTGGAATAATCCCGTTGGTTATCTTAGCCCCGTTTTTAAATCTGCCAGAGGAGATATTGTCTTTTTCCGCACCATCAAGGAAACCCCCAAGGTCTATAAAAGTAAACAGGAAGCGGGACCTCGTATTTATGGACTGATTAAATCCGAGAAAAGTAAAACGAAACAAGGGGAAGTCACCGATTCATTATTTAAGGAATTTCATCTGAAAAAATACCCTGAGCGTCTCACTCTTACAATGAGTGCGGAAGAACTATTCGATCAAGCTGATAATGCAGCCAGACAACGCAATTTCAAAGATGCCATTACTTATTATGACCAAATTATAAAGTATTATAATAATAAGACCGATGATTATAAAGCATCTTTTATGAAAGCATTTCTCATTGCCGAAGAAATGAAACAAACAGACCTGGCTCTGCAGCTTTTCAAAGATTTTTTGCAGAAATATCCTACCGGCGATTTAAATGAATCGGCTCAGTTTATGATTGATAGTTTAGAAGGCAAAGTTCCAGAAGATTTTGAGCCGCAAGAAGAAAAATAA
- a CDS encoding ATPase, T2SS/T4P/T4SS family, producing the protein MVYNPQFARLGEILVHEAYLTEDQVKEALVKQSNFGLKIGETLIKLGYITENELLTALHQQLGYEIAQDKELMDLDIEIVSLIPELYATENRVIALREEGDGIVVAMADPENLNVLDSLQKLLGKRVKPILISESSLHDAIEKYYKSIRTTSQVEDAVGGFEFVAVDDEENEITIAAATEDVDAPVVKLINLIINEAIKAGATDIHIEPLLKVSRIRFRVDGALREVMTPPIGMHASLISLVKVMSKLNIAERRLPQDGHIALKTTLKSVDVRVSITPTVLGEKVVMRLLDKGEFGFKLTTLGFEAEDMVIFKKVIRRPYGIIIVSGPTGSGKSTTLHASLKEIQDIESNIITVEDPVEYRLEGVTQIETKEQIGLTFGSALRSVLRQDPDIVLIGEIRDEETADIAIKFSLTGHLVFTTLHANDAPATITRLIDIGIKPYLVGSSLSLVMAQRLVRKICKHCIKDYTPSEQEIKDAGLTPEEASKINFKIGAGCVHCDNTGFSGREGIFELLTINPEVRKIIYEGGNQDLIREAALRNGMRTLHDAAINKMKKGITTIREVIKMTVVE; encoded by the coding sequence ATGGTTTATAATCCCCAATTTGCCCGTCTGGGAGAAATCCTTGTTCACGAGGCATATTTAACAGAAGATCAAGTAAAAGAGGCATTGGTAAAGCAAAGTAATTTCGGTTTGAAAATTGGTGAGACCCTAATCAAGCTTGGGTATATAACCGAAAATGAACTACTTACTGCCTTACATCAGCAACTGGGATACGAGATTGCACAAGATAAGGAGCTGATGGACCTTGATATAGAAATTGTAAGTTTAATTCCGGAGCTATATGCAACCGAAAATAGAGTAATAGCTTTACGTGAAGAAGGCGATGGTATCGTTGTTGCAATGGCTGATCCGGAAAATTTGAATGTTCTGGATAGTTTACAAAAGCTTTTAGGTAAACGAGTTAAGCCAATTCTCATCAGTGAATCAAGTTTGCACGATGCCATAGAGAAATATTATAAAAGTATTCGCACAACTTCTCAAGTGGAAGATGCAGTAGGCGGTTTTGAATTTGTAGCCGTTGATGATGAGGAGAACGAAATTACAATCGCGGCAGCTACAGAAGATGTAGATGCGCCGGTAGTAAAACTGATCAATCTTATTATCAACGAAGCAATTAAAGCAGGAGCTACCGACATTCATATTGAACCGTTATTAAAAGTATCACGCATTCGTTTCAGAGTAGATGGTGCTTTACGAGAAGTTATGACTCCACCCATTGGTATGCATGCCAGTTTAATATCCCTCGTAAAAGTGATGAGTAAATTAAACATAGCAGAACGCAGATTACCTCAGGATGGTCACATTGCTTTAAAGACAACGCTAAAAAGCGTGGATGTGCGTGTTTCAATTACGCCTACGGTCTTGGGTGAAAAAGTTGTGATGCGTCTTTTGGATAAAGGCGAATTCGGGTTCAAACTAACTACTTTGGGTTTTGAAGCCGAAGATATGGTTATTTTCAAAAAGGTCATTCGCAGACCTTATGGAATAATTATTGTTTCTGGACCAACCGGAAGCGGAAAATCCACTACTTTGCACGCTTCCTTAAAAGAGATTCAAGATATAGAATCCAATATCATAACGGTGGAAGACCCGGTTGAATATCGTTTGGAAGGTGTTACCCAAATTGAAACAAAAGAACAAATAGGGCTAACTTTCGGTTCTGCTTTGCGTTCGGTCTTGCGTCAAGACCCCGATATTGTCCTCATCGGAGAAATTCGTGATGAAGAAACGGCAGATATAGCCATCAAATTTTCTCTAACCGGTCATTTGGTTTTTACCACACTGCATGCCAATGATGCACCGGCTACTATTACGCGTTTGATAGATATCGGCATCAAACCCTATCTGGTTGGTTCTTCATTATCATTAGTGATGGCTCAGCGTTTAGTGCGCAAAATATGCAAACACTGCATCAAGGATTATACTCCTTCTGAACAAGAAATCAAGGATGCTGGCTTAACCCCTGAAGAAGCTTCTAAAATCAATTTCAAGATTGGCGCGGGTTGTGTCCATTGTGATAATACCGGCTTTTCTGGCAGAGAAGGAATATTTGAGCTACTTACGATAAATCCGGAAGTCCGCAAGATTATCTATGAAGGCGGCAATCAAGATTTAATCAGAGAAGCAGCTTTAAGAAACGGGATGCGCACTTTGCATGATGCAGCTATCAACAAAATGAAGAAAGGGATAACTACTATCCGTGAAGTCATCAAAATGACCGTAGTTGAATAA
- a CDS encoding prepilin-type N-terminal cleavage/methylation domain-containing protein: MLRKLKNQKGFTLIEILVVVIIVAILAALAVPRYLRYVEKSRSTEAQTAINTIRKTYDIYMQTNGTTEGFTIELALKEANLGESTIKNWKFEVVGNPPKKYIATSTQDFAGGEGKQVWYDVEDAKFHGYGIDTWTNPDTGGMETD, from the coding sequence ATGCTCAGGAAACTGAAAAACCAAAAGGGTTTTACCCTGATTGAAATCTTAGTGGTGGTTATTATTGTAGCCATTCTGGCGGCTTTAGCCGTTCCTCGTTATTTACGATATGTGGAAAAATCTCGTAGCACGGAAGCTCAAACTGCTATAAACACTATTCGCAAGACCTACGATATTTATATGCAAACCAATGGAACAACTGAAGGATTCACGATTGAGCTGGCTCTGAAAGAAGCTAATCTGGGTGAAAGCACTATTAAAAATTGGAAATTTGAAGTTGTCGGTAATCCCCCCAAGAAGTATATTGCCACTTCTACTCAGGACTTTGCAGGCGGTGAAGGAAAGCAGGTTTGGTATGATGTTGAAGATGCCAAATTCCATGGTTATGGTATAGATACATGGACTAATCCAGACACCGGAGGAATGGAGACCGACTAA
- a CDS encoding secretin N-terminal domain-containing protein translates to MKHIKHFKSQYVIILMIAFLACVSVLSAQIKRDPILDTKVTFNADDATLSSVFKALSNLSKTNIVLAIEQTGTAEKDEKRVTINIKEVPIETAVALVASSAGLSYRVVGSNTFLVGQKQNIMEEIGERSDIIYLNNLDAKKVSDALQNTTGKITPLEGQNAIMVYGNSDTFKEVEQLVKSIDTQQQQVEIRVRLIEVHLNEAQQIGVDWSKLDHLTTILAEDPVNQYGTGLPYNYSDETGYLPHGNPTDFGVVPDEQYFQRINGLDDIGHFSRQLTAFDVTIDWLLENNAAQLLTDTRVTALSGEQATMHIGEVVPFVVTDNENQLQVERSETGIILNVTPKVNKDGNITMNINPEVSSVTELVGGYVPRTKVRRVSSTVTVPNEHKIIVGGLLNSNISQKINKLPLLGDLPLIGKVFQHRYETVENTDLIIEITPRLVSMQEISPTPKVDKRLTRTLIQYEDEAQEEEKQE, encoded by the coding sequence ATGAAACACATTAAACATTTCAAAAGTCAATATGTAATTATCCTTATGATTGCTTTTCTTGCCTGTGTATCTGTTTTAAGCGCACAGATCAAGAGAGACCCCATATTGGATACAAAAGTGACTTTTAACGCTGATGATGCAACTCTTTCTTCGGTATTCAAGGCACTCTCCAACCTGAGCAAAACTAATATTGTTCTGGCAATTGAACAAACAGGAACGGCAGAGAAGGATGAAAAAAGAGTTACCATTAACATCAAAGAAGTTCCTATCGAAACGGCTGTCGCTTTGGTTGCAAGTTCTGCAGGCCTTTCCTATCGTGTTGTTGGTTCCAATACTTTTTTAGTGGGACAAAAACAAAACATTATGGAAGAAATTGGTGAACGGAGTGATATAATCTATTTAAACAATCTGGACGCCAAGAAAGTTAGTGATGCCTTACAGAATACAACCGGAAAGATTACGCCTTTAGAAGGGCAGAATGCCATAATGGTTTACGGTAATTCTGATACTTTTAAAGAAGTAGAACAGCTTGTAAAATCAATAGACACACAACAACAGCAAGTAGAAATCAGAGTCCGCTTAATTGAAGTTCATCTCAATGAAGCTCAACAAATAGGGGTTGACTGGAGTAAATTAGATCATTTAACCACTATTTTAGCCGAGGACCCCGTAAATCAGTACGGAACTGGCTTACCTTATAACTACTCTGATGAAACTGGTTATTTACCTCATGGTAATCCAACGGATTTTGGAGTTGTTCCCGATGAACAATACTTCCAAAGAATTAATGGTTTAGATGATATCGGACATTTCAGCCGCCAGTTGACTGCTTTTGATGTAACTATTGATTGGCTGCTGGAAAATAATGCCGCTCAATTACTTACTGATACGAGAGTAACAGCATTAAGCGGTGAACAGGCAACTATGCATATTGGAGAAGTTGTTCCTTTTGTAGTTACCGATAACGAAAATCAACTTCAGGTAGAACGTTCGGAAACAGGTATCATCCTGAATGTTACTCCCAAAGTTAATAAAGATGGTAACATCACTATGAACATCAATCCGGAAGTAAGTTCAGTTACAGAGCTTGTAGGTGGATATGTCCCTCGGACTAAGGTTCGCAGAGTATCTTCCACAGTTACGGTACCAAATGAACATAAGATCATTGTGGGTGGATTGTTAAATTCCAACATCTCTCAGAAAATCAACAAGTTACCGCTTTTAGGTGATCTGCCTCTTATTGGAAAAGTATTCCAGCATCGCTATGAAACAGTGGAAAATACTGACTTGATTATAGAAATTACCCCCCGACTTGTCTCTATGCAAGAAATCAGTCCAACCCCTAAAGTGGACAAAAGGTTAACTCGTACTTTAATTCAGTACGAAGACGAAGCACAAGAAGAGGAGAAACAAGAATGA